In Anaerobacillus isosaccharinicus, one genomic interval encodes:
- a CDS encoding PaaI family thioesterase, which produces MKRVEIAIQDYYPDDFAWCYGCGRLNESGHHFRTGWHGEQTITIYEPLPEHKAIPGFVYGGLVASLIDCHGTGSAALALHKKNGHEVGAETPPRFVTGSLSVDYLKPTPQGVPLKAIGTLEEIHPKKWKVHIKVFANDIVCAKGEVVAVVMPSTFAENK; this is translated from the coding sequence ATGAAAAGAGTGGAAATTGCGATACAAGATTACTATCCAGATGATTTTGCTTGGTGCTATGGTTGTGGTCGGTTAAATGAAAGTGGTCACCACTTCCGTACTGGTTGGCATGGGGAGCAAACAATAACAATTTACGAGCCACTGCCAGAACATAAAGCAATTCCTGGTTTTGTATATGGCGGCTTGGTTGCATCCTTAATAGATTGCCATGGAACAGGTTCAGCAGCACTGGCATTGCACAAAAAAAATGGACATGAAGTCGGAGCTGAGACACCGCCCCGATTTGTGACAGGATCTTTAAGCGTAGACTACTTAAAACCAACGCCACAAGGTGTTCCACTAAAAGCAATTGGGACTTTAGAGGAGATCCACCCAAAGAAATGGAAAGTACATATCAAAGTCTTTGCTAATGATATAGTTTGTGCAAAGGGAGAAGTTGTTGCAGTTGTTATGCCAAGTACATTTGCAGAAAATAAATAA
- a CDS encoding copper oxidase, translated as MKRSYHVVAISIRIVLNNFGDYNRDGMIYVLKENEQKVKELVRKQPFTPVELVQPLCIRANVGEDVEVLFENQIHYATGMHFQEVDYDVLKSDGANVGFNPDTLASPGEKILYKFRINHEGVCMFSDLGNPDCSDDGTNINGLFGCLFAEKRGSWWTDPITGGPLNSGVYADIHHPFLPSFREYAWIFHDEMPTKDVTGNRPLDPMTNQERESTHAVNYRYDPMENRARLLKEGVVCPDCDGEEVHHDSWVFGDPATPILRGYRGDPVKIRLVNAGVKETHVLHYHVHQWSKDPKNADSEILDAQSVGPQSWYTLQPHYGLGSLQGAIGDAIIHCHLYPHFGVGMWGLNRIFDTLQDGGQCYPNGVPIAPLQPLPNRPCPPKPTKERPGFPNFIPGKVGCKAPRPPLGIIGGREMTVLEENAAVPTARPGAVFVDPCSVVENPLVQEFNVSLIQLPIVYNCQGWNDPIGRIYVLDEDVDEVLQGRKEPEPLVLHMSANTCVRVNFTNRLPEVVGGNAFQLVSRTYEGAMHVHFVKFDVLVSDGANVGWNYDSSVLSGETIRYEYYADVELKAWFFHDHLFPGFHQQHGVFGAGVVHPRFTNILNSKTGKEVDHGTQVTAVHQFVPDYRDIVLMVQDFALLFDKDGCPLQPPDFPGSQDDPGVFGVNYKNEPLQFRLGKDCDPAYSFSSFVKGDPVTPIFLCYEGDPIRVRLLQGAQEESHSFNIHGLRWKSEHPDTETKFKAQQHIGISESYTLEMEVPRSGDYLWTFETEEDLWNGLWGLIRAFDQEVDFLIPLPDRKRPPKRTKPLPICTGNPPAPAEVVASTGPADAPVKRFSVVAFHTPIVYSKWGERDPFGIVFALEEEMDAILCGRKQPEPLILRANQGDVVEVKLTSKLEFDRFPFPDGIWPYPPVKEQAFYPPSLRISLHSQLLDYDVKTSAGETVGFNPDQTVGPGETVTYKWYVDIAVGACGLWDMADIRNHRSLGTYGAFIAEGRGTEYIDPYTGKSIITGANVILRNPFLPDIREFVLVMYDGARLVDKKGRVIIDPVDGILGGVDPEEDDLVDTYDNGSRGFNYRTERLINRLRKHPVLRDLFSSRVHGDPSTPLFEAYPGDPITIRLVNPSERRRSHTFHLHGHYWNTDDKDITSEIKSVEGEIVTGHATDLNLHYGAGSFYALPGDYMYRSGNIRWDIEQGMWGIIRVHKERQKHLLPLKNKKQRHL; from the coding sequence ATGAAACGATCTTACCATGTCGTTGCGATCTCGATTCGCATAGTTCTCAATAACTTTGGCGATTACAACCGAGATGGCATGATTTATGTACTGAAGGAAAATGAACAGAAAGTAAAGGAGTTAGTTCGAAAACAACCATTTACACCGGTTGAACTGGTACAGCCACTTTGTATCAGGGCAAATGTGGGTGAAGATGTTGAAGTCTTATTTGAAAATCAAATCCATTATGCAACTGGAATGCATTTTCAAGAAGTTGATTATGATGTCCTAAAGTCAGATGGAGCGAATGTTGGGTTTAATCCAGATACATTAGCTAGTCCCGGGGAAAAAATTCTCTATAAATTTAGAATTAATCATGAAGGGGTTTGTATGTTTTCTGATTTAGGGAACCCCGATTGTAGTGATGACGGAACCAATATTAATGGTTTATTTGGTTGCTTATTTGCCGAAAAACGAGGTTCTTGGTGGACCGACCCGATAACTGGAGGTCCTTTAAATAGTGGCGTTTATGCGGATATTCATCACCCTTTTTTGCCGTCTTTCCGTGAATATGCCTGGATTTTTCATGATGAAATGCCAACAAAGGATGTTACCGGAAACAGACCTTTGGATCCAATGACAAATCAAGAGCGCGAGTCCACGCATGCTGTTAACTACCGTTACGATCCGATGGAAAATCGAGCTCGATTGCTTAAAGAAGGAGTTGTTTGTCCTGACTGTGATGGTGAAGAGGTTCACCATGATTCTTGGGTCTTTGGTGATCCTGCGACGCCCATTTTACGGGGCTATCGTGGAGATCCTGTCAAAATTAGATTAGTGAATGCTGGCGTCAAGGAAACTCATGTGCTTCATTATCATGTGCATCAGTGGTCAAAGGATCCTAAAAATGCCGATTCTGAAATATTAGATGCTCAATCCGTTGGACCTCAGTCTTGGTACACGCTTCAACCACACTATGGACTTGGATCGCTACAAGGAGCCATCGGTGATGCGATTATTCACTGTCATCTTTACCCGCATTTTGGTGTTGGGATGTGGGGGTTAAACCGAATTTTTGACACTCTTCAGGATGGAGGTCAATGCTATCCGAATGGTGTTCCAATTGCGCCACTTCAGCCATTGCCTAATCGACCTTGTCCACCAAAACCAACTAAGGAGCGTCCGGGGTTTCCGAATTTCATTCCTGGAAAGGTAGGTTGTAAAGCACCAAGACCACCACTTGGAATTATTGGTGGACGGGAAATGACAGTACTAGAAGAAAATGCAGCCGTTCCAACAGCGAGGCCCGGTGCAGTGTTTGTAGACCCTTGTTCAGTAGTTGAAAATCCTCTGGTTCAAGAATTTAATGTGTCGCTTATTCAACTCCCAATTGTCTACAATTGCCAAGGGTGGAATGATCCAATAGGCAGAATTTATGTACTAGATGAAGACGTTGACGAGGTCTTACAAGGACGAAAAGAACCAGAGCCTCTAGTCCTTCATATGTCTGCGAATACTTGTGTCCGGGTTAACTTTACAAATCGGCTACCAGAAGTAGTCGGAGGGAATGCCTTTCAGCTTGTATCAAGGACGTATGAAGGGGCAATGCATGTCCACTTTGTTAAATTTGATGTCTTGGTTTCAGATGGCGCAAATGTTGGTTGGAACTATGATTCGAGTGTTCTTTCTGGAGAAACGATCCGTTATGAATATTATGCGGATGTTGAACTAAAAGCATGGTTTTTCCATGATCATCTCTTTCCAGGTTTCCATCAGCAGCACGGTGTGTTTGGTGCAGGTGTCGTTCATCCGCGCTTTACGAATATCTTAAATTCGAAGACTGGAAAAGAAGTAGATCACGGGACACAGGTAACGGCTGTTCATCAATTTGTACCAGATTACCGGGACATTGTGTTAATGGTTCAAGACTTTGCATTGCTTTTTGATAAAGATGGCTGTCCACTACAACCACCAGATTTTCCGGGTTCGCAGGATGACCCGGGGGTATTTGGAGTCAATTATAAAAATGAGCCTCTTCAATTTCGTTTAGGAAAGGACTGTGATCCTGCTTATTCGTTTAGTTCCTTTGTCAAAGGGGATCCTGTCACACCAATTTTCCTTTGCTATGAAGGAGATCCAATTCGAGTTAGACTCTTACAAGGGGCGCAAGAAGAATCTCATAGTTTCAATATTCATGGGTTACGTTGGAAGTCCGAACATCCTGATACGGAGACAAAGTTTAAAGCGCAACAACATATCGGCATTTCAGAATCATATACGCTAGAGATGGAGGTGCCAAGATCTGGTGATTATTTGTGGACGTTTGAAACAGAAGAAGATCTCTGGAATGGGCTATGGGGGTTAATCCGTGCCTTTGATCAGGAAGTTGATTTTCTTATTCCACTACCAGATCGCAAACGCCCACCAAAGCGAACGAAACCGTTACCGATTTGTACCGGAAACCCTCCTGCACCAGCTGAGGTGGTAGCATCAACTGGCCCAGCTGATGCACCTGTAAAACGATTTAGCGTTGTCGCGTTTCACACCCCGATTGTTTACAGTAAATGGGGGGAACGAGATCCATTTGGAATTGTCTTTGCGCTTGAAGAAGAGATGGATGCTATTCTATGTGGTAGAAAGCAGCCTGAACCACTTATTCTTCGAGCAAATCAAGGGGACGTCGTTGAAGTGAAACTAACAAGTAAGTTAGAATTCGATCGGTTTCCATTTCCAGATGGGATCTGGCCGTATCCACCAGTGAAGGAACAAGCGTTTTATCCACCTTCGCTAAGGATCTCATTGCATTCGCAGTTACTAGACTATGATGTAAAAACGTCTGCAGGAGAAACGGTCGGATTTAACCCGGATCAAACGGTTGGACCAGGAGAAACAGTGACGTATAAATGGTATGTCGACATTGCTGTTGGGGCCTGTGGATTATGGGACATGGCTGATATTAGAAATCACCGTTCATTAGGGACTTATGGAGCTTTTATCGCCGAGGGAAGAGGAACGGAATATATCGATCCATATACAGGGAAATCAATTATAACTGGAGCGAACGTTATTCTACGAAATCCATTTTTACCAGACATAAGGGAATTTGTTCTTGTTATGTATGATGGCGCTCGTTTGGTTGATAAAAAAGGAAGGGTAATTATTGACCCAGTTGATGGGATTTTAGGAGGGGTAGACCCAGAAGAGGACGATTTAGTGGATACGTATGACAATGGTTCAAGAGGCTTTAATTATCGTACAGAACGATTAATAAATCGGTTGCGAAAGCACCCTGTGTTAAGGGACTTATTTAGTTCAAGAGTCCATGGTGACCCATCAACCCCGTTATTTGAAGCCTATCCAGGTGATCCGATTACAATTAGATTAGTAAATCCATCGGAACGAAGGCGTTCACATACGTTTCATCTACATGGTCACTATTGGAATACTGACGATAAAGACATTACCTCAGAGATTAAGTCAGTTGAAGGTGAAATCGTAACAGGGCATGCCACAGACTTAAATTTGCACTACGGGGCAGGAAGTTTTTATGCACTACCTGGTGATTACATGTATCGTTCCGGAAACATTCGTTGGGATATTGAACAAGGAATGTGGGGAATTATTCGCGTCCACAAAGAACGACAGAAACATCTTCTGCCGTTAAAAAATAAAAAGCAAAGACATCTGTAG
- a CDS encoding SCO family protein, translating to MRKLNSLFFLCIILAGFLLVSLVWPENDSLPLLANVNEFQLEDVHEGMYQSNNGKVKVVTFFFIDCPDICPLTLMDFIDLQDQLKESSLFGDKVELVAITLDPKNDLPDKIKKYATDFGADPQGWKWLRGTTEETEKIAQKFQMQFQIRDGAVLYHSITMYLIDENQNIRALYDMALANKPIEIEKILADIELLVEK from the coding sequence ATGAGAAAGCTTAATAGTTTGTTTTTTCTTTGTATAATCTTAGCTGGTTTTTTACTAGTATCATTGGTTTGGCCAGAAAATGATAGTCTTCCATTATTAGCCAATGTCAATGAATTTCAGTTGGAAGATGTTCATGAAGGTATGTATCAGTCAAATAATGGAAAAGTAAAAGTGGTCACATTTTTTTTTATCGATTGTCCTGATATCTGTCCACTAACGCTTATGGATTTTATCGATTTACAGGATCAATTAAAAGAATCTAGTTTATTTGGTGATAAAGTCGAACTAGTAGCTATAACCCTTGATCCAAAAAATGATCTTCCAGATAAGATAAAGAAATATGCGACTGACTTTGGAGCTGATCCACAAGGGTGGAAATGGTTACGAGGAACAACAGAGGAAACTGAAAAAATTGCCCAAAAATTCCAAATGCAATTCCAGATCAGAGACGGTGCCGTCTTATATCACTCGATTACAATGTATTTAATAGATGAAAACCAAAACATTCGGGCACTTTATGATATGGCGTTGGCCAATAAACCTATTGAAATTGAAAAAATACTAGCAGATATAGAGTTATTAGTGGAAAAGTAG
- a CDS encoding GNAT family N-acetyltransferase, with translation MRVIETERLLLRPVTVEDGDRVEELASDYDVSKTTLNIPYPYPEGGGKEFIESVIESEKNGKIAILAIVDKETQHLLGLINLNIAIPHKRGELGYFIGKPYWGMGYGTEAARAIVAYGFKDLALNKIYAAAFTTNPGSWRIMEKIGLKHEGTHKQHVSRFGEFFDLAYYGLVKEDYLKEANQD, from the coding sequence ATGAGAGTAATAGAAACGGAAAGGTTATTACTAAGACCGGTGACAGTTGAAGATGGTGATAGAGTTGAAGAGTTAGCAAGCGATTATGATGTATCAAAAACGACTTTAAATATTCCATATCCTTACCCTGAAGGTGGTGGAAAAGAGTTTATTGAAAGTGTTATAGAGTCAGAGAAAAATGGGAAAATTGCTATTTTGGCTATTGTCGACAAAGAGACGCAACATTTACTTGGCCTTATTAACTTAAATATAGCTATTCCCCATAAGCGTGGTGAGTTAGGATATTTTATTGGCAAGCCATACTGGGGAATGGGCTATGGCACTGAAGCAGCCCGCGCTATTGTAGCATATGGATTTAAAGATTTAGCCTTAAACAAAATCTATGCAGCTGCTTTTACAACAAATCCTGGCTCGTGGCGTATCATGGAAAAAATAGGATTGAAACACGAAGGCACACATAAACAACATGTTTCAAGATTTGGAGAGTTTTTTGATTTAGCATATTATGGATTGGTGAAAGAAGATTATCTAAAAGAAGCCAATCAAGATTAA
- the menC gene encoding o-succinylbenzoate synthase → MEIQSINLSQIKMELLHPFTTSVGTEYDKSFIVVEVLGKSGLSGWGESVSIIEPIYNEETVGTNWHIMSEFLIPMLLKASIKHPDQVSELFTPIRRNYNAKAAIECAIWDLYAKEKNISLAKALGGVKDKIEVGVSVGIQKSAEAMVEQIASYINEGYKRIKVKIKPEWDVHILKLIRKHFPEIQLMADANCAYTLADIPHLQKLDEFDLTMIEQPLASDDIIDHAKLQEKLKTSICLDESIHTSEDARKAIELGSCKIINLKLGRVGGLTETKKIHDLCEAHGIPVWCGGMLEGGIGRAHNIAITSLSNFTIPGDTAPSSHYWKQDIIFPEVVMVDGYIKVPDAPGIGFEPNHDYIEQLTLKQKTFSLN, encoded by the coding sequence ATGGAAATTCAAAGCATTAACCTAAGTCAGATCAAAATGGAATTGTTGCATCCATTCACAACAAGTGTTGGAACGGAATATGACAAATCCTTTATTGTTGTAGAAGTTCTAGGGAAAAGTGGTTTATCTGGGTGGGGCGAATCGGTTTCCATCATTGAGCCGATCTACAATGAAGAAACCGTCGGTACCAATTGGCATATCATGAGTGAATTCTTAATTCCGATGCTATTGAAGGCTTCGATTAAACATCCTGATCAGGTATCAGAACTTTTTACCCCCATTCGGAGGAATTATAATGCGAAAGCAGCCATTGAATGTGCCATTTGGGATTTGTATGCAAAAGAGAAAAATATTTCTCTAGCAAAAGCCCTTGGTGGGGTAAAGGATAAAATAGAAGTCGGTGTAAGTGTCGGAATTCAAAAGTCGGCAGAAGCAATGGTGGAGCAAATTGCAAGCTATATAAATGAAGGTTACAAACGAATTAAAGTAAAGATTAAGCCAGAGTGGGATGTTCATATTTTAAAACTGATCAGAAAGCATTTTCCTGAGATACAGCTAATGGCAGACGCCAATTGCGCCTATACTTTAGCTGACATACCACATCTCCAAAAACTTGATGAGTTTGATTTAACGATGATTGAACAGCCATTAGCTAGCGATGACATTATTGATCATGCAAAGCTTCAAGAAAAGCTGAAAACGTCAATTTGTTTGGATGAAAGCATTCATACATCAGAAGACGCCAGAAAAGCGATTGAACTAGGAAGCTGTAAAATCATCAATCTCAAACTAGGTCGTGTCGGTGGGTTAACGGAAACGAAAAAAATTCATGACCTCTGTGAAGCACATGGCATACCTGTCTGGTGTGGCGGAATGCTTGAGGGAGGAATTGGTCGAGCCCATAATATCGCGATAACTTCACTATCCAACTTCACCATACCAGGTGATACTGCACCATCGTCCCATTATTGGAAACAAGACATTATTTTCCCTGAAGTCGTAATGGTGGATGGTTATATCAAGGTACCAGACGCACCTGGCATTGGCTTTGAGCCAAATCACGACTATATTGAGCAGTTAACACTGAAGCAGAAGACGTTTTCTTTAAATTAA
- a CDS encoding MFS transporter, which yields MEKQKSRFRWVVFASVLFTYLLMASQRTAPGLITVQLMTDFNVTASTIGLLTSIQFFVYTGLQIPMGILADRYGPNFFLIIGAILTGLGTIIYSLGTHEYILFFARILTGTGDATIWVNMVLILSLWFNTKEFVRLIGLAGMTGSLGFLLATVPFSAWIDFLGWRLAFLSLGLLLCLCGILLYFVLVKKPKQLFVREPEVAENEIPREKVVVLLRRIFSTRQAWALFFCHFGLVGGYLGFISSWAVPYGMTVYELSRSSASQLIMIGLIGALIGAPLTTWISSRLETIKRPYVVVHFFVLLSWTSFLFFTGTPPFPLLVLLFFIIGYGFGASALTFAVVRQSFPIVESGIVSGFANTGGFLSAVLLPSIFGFILDHFHSASGYLASGYSYGFIIPVIFSMIGLVGVISIKEKRKDVERAVLESGV from the coding sequence TTGGAAAAACAAAAGAGCAGATTTAGATGGGTTGTATTTGCTTCAGTATTGTTTACTTATTTATTAATGGCGAGCCAAAGAACCGCTCCTGGTTTGATTACCGTTCAGTTAATGACGGATTTTAATGTAACAGCGTCAACGATTGGTTTGCTGACAAGTATTCAATTTTTTGTCTACACTGGTTTACAAATTCCAATGGGGATTTTGGCTGATCGTTATGGACCTAATTTTTTTCTAATTATTGGTGCAATCCTGACTGGTCTGGGGACGATCATTTATAGTCTTGGTACGCATGAATATATCCTGTTTTTTGCTAGAATACTTACTGGGACAGGGGATGCTACCATTTGGGTTAATATGGTCTTAATCTTGAGTCTATGGTTTAATACAAAGGAATTTGTTCGATTAATTGGTCTGGCCGGAATGACAGGAAGCCTAGGGTTTCTTTTAGCGACAGTACCTTTCTCTGCTTGGATTGATTTCCTAGGTTGGAGGCTAGCATTTTTGTCTCTTGGGCTACTATTATGTTTATGTGGGATTCTCCTTTACTTTGTACTTGTAAAAAAACCAAAACAACTTTTTGTTAGGGAACCCGAAGTTGCAGAAAACGAAATCCCGCGCGAAAAAGTAGTGGTTTTACTACGAAGGATATTTTCAACTCGGCAAGCGTGGGCTTTATTCTTTTGTCACTTTGGGCTTGTCGGGGGTTATCTTGGATTTATTAGCTCGTGGGCAGTTCCCTATGGGATGACTGTCTATGAATTGTCGCGTTCAAGTGCCAGTCAACTTATTATGATTGGTCTTATCGGGGCACTTATTGGTGCACCTTTAACTACTTGGATTTCAAGTCGTTTAGAAACAATTAAACGCCCATATGTTGTTGTTCATTTTTTTGTTTTACTCAGTTGGACTTCATTTCTTTTCTTTACTGGGACTCCGCCATTTCCTTTACTAGTTTTGCTTTTCTTTATCATTGGGTATGGATTTGGGGCAAGTGCTCTAACGTTTGCTGTCGTTCGTCAATCGTTTCCTATTGTGGAATCTGGGATCGTCTCTGGATTTGCAAATACAGGCGGCTTTCTAAGTGCAGTATTGCTACCAAGTATTTTCGGGTTTATCTTGGATCATTTCCATTCTGCTTCTGGTTATTTAGCTAGTGGGTACTCTTACGGTTTCATCATTCCAGTTATCTTCTCAATGATTGGATTGGTCGGCGTAATATCTATTAAGGAAAAGCGTAAGGACGTGGAAAGAGCTGTGTTGGAGAGTGGGGTCTGA
- a CDS encoding YdeI/OmpD-associated family protein: protein MTIINKLNLTKYKNMVVINEPSDYNLFTDFKTTISGDHDAIFIFVETMNEMVEHTERVIRDQLLLQNGYLFFAYPKKGNKRYDTFVHRDEIFPTMKVGEDGYIGNSDIKFSRMVSMDDVFTVVGLKREKKKEKQSPAASQCVADYQENVIDLEKLLAEYPNELAFYQNLTPGYQRDWARYIFSAKQQKTRDKRSQEMVDILSQGYKSIDLYRQKKK from the coding sequence ATGACAATTATTAACAAATTAAATTTGACTAAGTACAAAAATATGGTGGTGATTAATGAACCATCTGACTATAATTTATTTACTGATTTCAAGACAACCATTTCTGGTGATCACGATGCAATTTTTATTTTTGTTGAAACAATGAATGAAATGGTTGAACACACTGAGCGGGTGATTAGAGATCAACTTTTGCTACAGAACGGTTACTTATTTTTTGCATATCCCAAAAAGGGAAATAAGAGATATGATACATTCGTTCACCGTGATGAGATTTTTCCAACTATGAAGGTTGGGGAAGATGGTTACATAGGTAATAGTGATATTAAATTCTCTAGAATGGTCAGTATGGATGATGTATTCACTGTTGTTGGTTTGAAACGTGAGAAAAAGAAAGAAAAACAATCACCAGCAGCAAGTCAATGTGTGGCAGATTATCAGGAAAATGTTATAGACTTAGAAAAACTATTAGCAGAGTATCCAAATGAGTTAGCGTTTTATCAAAATTTAACACCAGGGTACCAAAGAGATTGGGCTCGCTATATTTTTTCTGCAAAGCAACAGAAAACACGCGACAAACGTTCTCAAGAAATGGTTGATATTTTATCCCAAGGCTATAAATCCATCGATCTATATCGTCAGAAGAAGAAATAA
- a CDS encoding GNAT family N-acetyltransferase, whose protein sequence is MNLSSLTIRSLSTVEELQKVRNLEVKIWSMEDSVSVNHTIAAIKNGGLVIGAFLNENLVGFQYSFPGYDGKKVYLCSHSLGIDPEYRKFGIGEKLKIAQREVALEKGYDLITWTYDPLETVNGYLNLHKLRAVCSSYLENAYGDMDDNLNGGLPTDRFLVEWHIKDPVKKKTISVEAKPPVAITTSVQNGYLVPEKNHLDYKETTIVVPVPGNFQELKKYDFTLALLWREMTREVFSHYLQFGWTVTDLRKDDEIEQQYLYVLHKKKVG, encoded by the coding sequence TTGAATTTATCATCACTTACGATTCGCAGCTTATCCACCGTCGAAGAACTACAGAAGGTAAGAAACTTAGAAGTGAAGATCTGGAGCATGGAAGATTCAGTTTCTGTAAACCACACAATAGCTGCGATAAAAAACGGAGGCCTCGTCATCGGGGCCTTTCTTAACGAAAATTTAGTTGGGTTTCAGTATAGCTTTCCGGGTTACGATGGAAAAAAAGTATATCTTTGTTCCCACAGCTTGGGGATCGATCCAGAGTATCGAAAATTTGGAATTGGAGAAAAGCTAAAAATCGCCCAAAGAGAAGTAGCGCTTGAGAAAGGGTATGATTTAATTACTTGGACATATGATCCATTAGAAACGGTGAACGGCTATTTGAATTTACATAAGCTTAGAGCGGTTTGCTCATCGTATCTTGAAAATGCCTATGGTGACATGGATGACAATTTAAACGGTGGCCTTCCTACCGATCGCTTTTTAGTAGAATGGCATATTAAGGATCCCGTAAAGAAAAAAACAATTTCAGTAGAAGCAAAACCACCAGTAGCCATCACGACAAGTGTCCAAAACGGTTATCTTGTTCCTGAAAAAAATCATTTAGATTACAAAGAGACCACGATCGTAGTTCCTGTACCAGGAAATTTTCAAGAATTAAAAAAGTATGATTTTACATTGGCTCTTTTATGGCGGGAAATGACTCGCGAAGTATTTTCCCACTATTTGCAATTTGGGTGGACCGTAACGGATTTAAGAAAAGATGATGAAATTGAACAGCAATACCTATATGTTTTACACAAAAAGAAAGTTGGTTAA
- a CDS encoding YjiH family protein, which yields MGDLAKQSGKGKGNKFTKEDYLKFIIPSIIGLLLFLVPISYGDSITIPVAFLAKQLNALLGTAIPTITVLILAFSFLGSLIAIVLKPEIILKNEFLNKLLNVSIFWLVARLLGLIFAVMTVYSFGPEWIWSEYTGGLLMYDLIPILLTTFLFAGIFLPLLLNFGLLEFIGALLIKVMRPVFTIPGRSSLDCLASWVGDGTIGVLLTTKQYEAGYYTKREAAVVATTFSVVSITFTIVIIEYLNLGHYFGEYYFTIILAGFVAAIIMPRIPPLSRKPDTSFEGTELKVENIIPKDLTTVQWGLNLAVTKAKTNSKASRFFKEGYQNVIDMWVGVLPIVMAIGTVALVIAEHTSVFAILGKPFEPILMLMQVPEAQAAAQTMVVGFADMFLPAVIGSDIESEMTRFIIACVSVTQLVYMSEIGGLLLGSKLPVKFLDLVFIFLLRTIITLPIIVAVAHIIF from the coding sequence ATGGGCGATTTAGCAAAACAGTCAGGTAAGGGGAAAGGTAACAAGTTTACTAAGGAAGATTATTTGAAATTTATCATTCCATCGATCATTGGTCTACTCTTATTTTTAGTACCAATTTCGTATGGAGATAGTATTACAATTCCAGTGGCATTTTTAGCCAAACAATTAAATGCATTGTTAGGGACAGCGATTCCGACGATTACAGTACTTATTCTTGCATTTTCTTTTTTAGGATCATTAATAGCGATTGTGTTAAAACCTGAGATTATATTAAAAAATGAATTTTTAAATAAACTTTTAAATGTATCAATCTTTTGGTTAGTAGCTCGTCTTCTTGGATTAATCTTTGCAGTGATGACGGTTTATTCGTTTGGTCCTGAGTGGATTTGGTCTGAATACACAGGTGGCCTATTAATGTATGATTTAATACCAATTTTATTAACAACTTTCTTATTTGCTGGGATTTTCTTACCTCTTCTTTTAAATTTTGGATTACTAGAGTTCATTGGAGCATTATTAATTAAAGTGATGAGACCAGTTTTTACAATTCCAGGTCGATCTTCGCTAGACTGTTTAGCGTCTTGGGTAGGTGACGGGACAATTGGGGTCTTATTAACAACGAAACAATATGAAGCAGGCTATTACACTAAACGTGAAGCGGCCGTTGTTGCGACAACATTTTCGGTTGTGTCGATTACGTTTACGATTGTTATTATTGAGTATTTAAATTTAGGTCATTATTTTGGAGAATACTATTTTACCATTATTTTAGCTGGATTTGTTGCTGCAATTATCATGCCGCGGATTCCGCCATTGTCACGAAAGCCGGACACAAGCTTTGAAGGAACAGAGTTAAAGGTTGAGAATATCATCCCTAAAGATCTAACAACAGTTCAGTGGGGGCTAAACTTAGCAGTGACAAAAGCGAAAACGAACAGTAAAGCGTCTCGATTTTTCAAGGAAGGCTATCAAAATGTCATTGACATGTGGGTTGGTGTCCTACCTATCGTTATGGCCATTGGGACAGTGGCGTTAGTCATTGCTGAGCATACGTCTGTGTTTGCGATCCTTGGAAAACCTTTTGAACCAATCTTAATGCTCATGCAGGTTCCAGAAGCCCAAGCAGCAGCTCAAACGATGGTAGTTGGGTTTGCTGATATGTTCCTTCCAGCGGTTATAGGTAGTGATATCGAAAGTGAAATGACACGATTTATCATTGCCTGCGTATCTGTAACTCAGCTAGTGTATATGTCTGAGATTGGTGGTTTACTATTAGGGTCAAAGCTACCGGTTAAATTTTTAGATCTTGTTTTTATTTTCTTATTACGGACGATTATTACATTACCGATTATTGTAGCAGTTGCTCATATTATTTTCTAA